From the Cryptomeria japonica chromosome 2, Sugi_1.0, whole genome shotgun sequence genome, one window contains:
- the LOC131078671 gene encoding putative glutamine amidotransferase GAT1_2.1, with protein MHLQQESKAGSLRMLARVLIVSRRCLRKNKFVDFVGEYHLDLIANYGAVPVIVPRISSIQQMLDGFEPFHGVLLCEGEDVDPSLYENENGLSHDELDQIRKLHSSDTTIDRAKDSIELQLARCCLERNIPFLGICRGSQLLNVACGGTLYQDVEKEVSEKSGFDIKHVNYDNYDGYRHPIKVVEYTPLHSWFQNSLGVNMEIMVNSYHHQGIKKLAERFRPMAYAPDGLIEAFYDPNAYNPEEGKFIMGLQFHPERMRHDGEYCTENDFDYPGCSRAYEEFVKVVIAYQKKRSACSGEREAVKVGGEMEKQGKRIVKSYSLSKLIYDDHIDTNSCAKASALHTEALFLQLDARLSVRALDREEEKRLKQMGATVRNSACYMKGMKKQEDIRVRALKFMESMSTEQLSDSVAFYQMMIHIGSELLEEKLTS; from the exons ATGCATTTACAGCAGGAGAGCAAAGCGGGATCTTTGAGGATGCTCGCGCGGGTTCTCATCGTCTCCAGAAGATGCCTTCGTAAGAACAAATTCGTTGATTTTGTAG GAGAGTACCACTTAGATTTGATAGCGAACTATGGGGCAGTTCCAGTTATTGTCCCAAGAATCTCATCCATACAGCAAATGCTAGATGGCTTTGAGCCTTTTCATGGAGTTCTTCTTTGTGAAGGGGAGGACGTGGACCCTTCCCTCTACGAGAATGAGAATGGTTTATCCCATGATGAACTGGACCAAATAAGGAAATTGCACAGTAGTGATACTACCATAGACAGAGCAAAGGACTCCATTGAATTACAGCTTGCCCGGTGCTGTCTGGAAAGGAACATACCATTTTTGGGTATATGCAGAGGATCTCAGCTCCTCAATGTAGCCTGTGGGGGAACCCTATATCAG GATGTAGAGAAAGAGGTGTCTGAAAAATCAGGCTTTGATATTAAGCATGTAAACTATGATAATTATGATGGTTATAGGCACCCTATCAAAGTGGTAGAATATACTCCACTCCATTCTTGGTTTCAAAATTCATTAGGAGTCAATATGGAGATTATGGTTAATAGCTATCATCATCAG GGGATAAAGAAGTTGGCAGAGAGATTCAGGCCAATGGCATATGCCCCAGATGGTTTGATTGAAGCATTTTATGACCCAAATGCATACAATCCAGAGGAAGGTAAATTCATTATGGGTCTGCAATTCCACCCAGAAAGAATGCGCCATGATGGCGAATATTGCACAGAGAATGATTTTGATTATCCGGGATGCTCGAGGGCCTACGAG GAATTTGTTAAAGTTGTGATTGCGTATCAAAAAAAGAGGTCGGCCTGCAGCGGAGAACGTGAAGCCGTGAAAGTGGGTGGCGAAATGGAAAAGCAAGGCAAGAGAATAGTGAAGAGTTATTCTCTATCCAAGCTGATATACGATGATCATATCGATACCAATTCCTGTGCCAAAGCCTCAGCATTACATACTGAAGCATTATTTCTTCAG TTGGATGCGAGGCTGAGTGTGAGAGCCCTGGatagagaagaggagaagaggttGAAGCAAATGGGAGCCACTGTGAGGAACTCCGCTTGTTATATGAAAGGGATGAAGAAACAGGAGGACATTAGAGTAAGAGCCCTAAAATTCATGGAATCCATGTCTACTGAACAGCTGTCAGATTCTGTTGCATTTTATCAGATGATGATTCACATTGGATCAGAGCTGCTGGAGGAAAAGCTTACGTCGTGA